TAATGGTAAAAACCCACAGCAAAATAGGTCATTTCAGAAGAAACAACGCCAACATTTACAACGTTGAGTCCGGCTTTGCATATACCCTCTATTAAGGCATTGGCAAGTGGTTTTGAAGAAAGTCTCACGTCTCTGCCAACAACAACGGTCTTTGTATTCGGATTATTTTTCTTGAAAAAACGAGCGACGGAGGTTCCTATCTTGCATGCTGTCAAATCGTCGATCTCGGATGGGTATTTTCCACGAATATCGTAACTTTTAAAAATATCTGTTGAGAGCTTGTGTTCTGTTTGAGAGAGTTTCATATGTTCCAGCTCCTCAACTTTTTCCAAACAAACACCGCACTTTGGGTAATTTACTCTCTGCCTTCCCCTGCATACGGAATTACTGATCGTGTAAGATTGCCCTGGACAACGGTAGTGTTTTTTTTCTATTTCCTGTTCTTTTTTCATAAAATATCAATTCTTAATGGAACAATTCCCTGCCTGCGTCTTCGGCTTTTTGCAGTAAGTGCTTCCTTGTATTTACAGAACCCTTTTCTTCCAGTCCCGCACACAAGAGATCACCTTTATACTCTATATCCAGCACATGAAAAAAGGCTTTTATCGTTTTTATGGCTCCAAAAAACAATTCTTCGCCATTGTTTCGTGCTGCAGTGGCGATGAAAAAGCCTCTGGAGAAAGAGCCGCCTTCCCTGGCGGGTATTTTCAAAAGATATTTCCGGGCCCAAAATGCCTGGCAACGATCAACAAGTGCTTTTAACTGCGCACTTATACCCATAAAGTAGAGGGGTGTCGCAACGATAATGCCATCCGCTTCTATCAGTTTGGAATAAATACCTTGCATATCATCATCTATTACACATTTCCCGTTTTCATAGCAACCCCCGCAGGAATTGCACGGGGCAATGTGTAGTTCTCTGATAAAAATCTGTTCGATATCCGCGCCATTTGCTTTGGCACCTTTTAAAGCATGATTCAGTAATATATCGGAATTTCCGTCAATTCGAGGGCTTCCAAATATGCCGATAACCTTTTTCATGATATCACTGCTTTTGAAGTATGTTTTTAAAGTATTTCAAGGTATTGCGTAAACCTTCTTCCCGTGTAATTTTTGGTTCCCAGGAGAAAAGGGATTTTGCCTTGGAAATATCAGGCTGCCTGATCTTAGGGTCGTCTTCCGGAAGTGGTTTCAATAGTATTTTACTTTTGCTCTTTGTCAGAGCAAGGATCTCTTCTGCTAATTGAAGAATAGTGATTTCATCAGGATTTCCAATATTTACCGGCTCATGCTCATTTGAAAGAAGCAATTGATAAATACCTTCAATGAGATCCGAAACATAGCAAAAACTTCTTGTCTGAGAACCATTTCCAAATACGGTGATGTCTTCTCCCCTGAGCGCCTGGCAGATAAAATTTGGCAATGCACGACCATCTTTAATACGCATTCGTGGTCCGTAGGTATTGAATATCCGCACAATTCTTGTATTTACTTTATGATATCGGTGGTATGCCATTGTCATTGCCTCCGCAAATCTCTTTGCTTCATCATAAACACCTCTTGGGCCTACCGGATTTACGTGTCCCCAATAATTCTCTTGCTGTGGATGGACTTGGGGGTCTCCATAAACTTCCGAGGTAGAAGCTAAAAGAAATTTGGCATTCTTCGCTTTGGCTAAACCCAGGCTGTTAAGGGTGCCTAAGGAACCGACCTTTAGGGTTTGTATGGGAAACTCCAGATAATCAAAAGGGCTGGCCGGCGAGGCGAAATGGAGCACAGTATCAACGGTTCCTTTTAGATAGATATAATCGCTCACGTTATGTTTTATAAAGCGAAAACGGTCATTTCCCGTCAGATGGACGATGTTTTCCGGATTACCGGTTAACAGATTATCGATACAGACTACACTATGGCCTTTTTCTATGAGAAAATCGCACAGGTGCGAGCCAATAAATCCTGCGCCTCCCGTAATTACCGTTTTCATAACTAGTTATCCTCTGTTGTTATAATATCGCCGGGCTAGAGTGTATCCGGTAAATTTAACAACATTTACGAAAGATATTCAAGCGGTAAATCTTCCGGATACTTTTTGGTATTTCCTATTTTTTACCGGCAGATTTCCAATTCAGATAGTTTGGTTTTCCGCATTCGATCAAAGGCCACTATAGTCCTCAGATAATGGGTTTTCTTTGACAAACAAATTTTTGGGAGATAAAATTCCTTCCATGAAAAAACGCGCGTTTTCCAAAAGGTATCTCATTTCTTTAGACAGCCAAACTTTTACCCATGTTTTTACTGACGTACTTGTGATTGGAAGCGGGGTTGCCGGGTTTAGCGCTGCAATAAAGGCAGCAAAATACAAAAGCGTATTGATTGTTTCAAAAAATAAAATTGATGAATCAAGTACTGCTTATGCCCAGGGCGGTATTGCCGTGGTAATGTCTGAAGGAGATACCATAGATAAACACACACAAGATACCCTGAAAACCGGTCAGGGCTTATGTGATGCCGCCGCGGTAAAAACAATTGTAACAGAAGGAACCAAACGGGTAAAGGAGCTTATCGAATGGGGTGCCGAATTTGACAAGGAACGGAACCAGCTAGTCTTTACCCAGGAGGGCGGACATCTTTTTCCGCGCATTATTCGAGCGCAAGGAGATTCTACGGGAAAAGAAGTTGAATGTACCCTTATCCGCACCGCAAGAGACAATAAAAATA
The Candidatus Brocadiaceae bacterium DNA segment above includes these coding regions:
- a CDS encoding flavodoxin family protein; protein product: MKKVIGIFGSPRIDGNSDILLNHALKGAKANGADIEQIFIRELHIAPCNSCGGCYENGKCVIDDDMQGIYSKLIEADGIIVATPLYFMGISAQLKALVDRCQAFWARKYLLKIPAREGGSFSRGFFIATAARNNGEELFFGAIKTIKAFFHVLDIEYKGDLLCAGLEEKGSVNTRKHLLQKAEDAGRELFH
- a CDS encoding SDR family oxidoreductase, producing the protein MKTVITGGAGFIGSHLCDFLIEKGHSVVCIDNLLTGNPENIVHLTGNDRFRFIKHNVSDYIYLKGTVDTVLHFASPASPFDYLEFPIQTLKVGSLGTLNSLGLAKAKNAKFLLASTSEVYGDPQVHPQQENYWGHVNPVGPRGVYDEAKRFAEAMTMAYHRYHKVNTRIVRIFNTYGPRMRIKDGRALPNFICQALRGEDITVFGNGSQTRSFCYVSDLIEGIYQLLLSNEHEPVNIGNPDEITILQLAEEILALTKSKSKILLKPLPEDDPKIRQPDISKAKSLFSWEPKITREEGLRNTLKYFKNILQKQ